Proteins encoded by one window of Microcebus murinus isolate Inina chromosome 2, M.murinus_Inina_mat1.0, whole genome shotgun sequence:
- the PYGO2 gene encoding pygopus homolog 2 isoform X2 produces the protein MKSPEKKRRKSNTQGPAYSHLTEFAPPPTPMVDHLVASNPFEDDFGAPKVGGTAPPFLGSPVPFGGFRVQGGMAGQVPPGYGAGGGGGPQPLRRQPPPFPPNPMGPAFNMPPQGPGYPPPGNMNFPSQPFNQPLGQNFSPPGGQMMPGPVGGFGPMISPTMGQPPRGDLGPPSLPQRFAQPGAPFGPSPLQRPGQGLPSLPPNTSPFPGPDPTFPGPGGEDGGKPLNPPAPTAFPQEPHSGSPAAAVNGNQPSFPPNSSGRGGGTPDANSLAAPGKAGGGSGPQPPPGLVYPCGACRSEVNDDQDAILCEASCQKWFHRECTGMTESAYGLLTTEASAVWACDLCLKTKEIQSVYIREGMGQLVAANDG, from the exons ATGAAGAGCCCAGAAAAGAAGCGAAGAAAGTCAAATACTCAG GGCCCTGCATACTCACATCTGACGGAGTTTGCGCCACCCCCAACACCCATGGTGGATCACCTGGTTGCATCCAACCCTTTTGAGGATGACTTCGGAGCCCCTAAGGTGGGGGGCACAGCCCCTCCATTCCTTGGCAGTCCTGTGCCCTTTGGAGGCTTTCGTGTACAGGGAGGCATGGCAGGCCAGGTACCCCCAGGCTATGGcgctgggggtggaggaggtcCTCAGCCACTTCGTCGACAGCCCCCGCCATTCCCTCCCAACCCTATGGGCCCTGCTTTCAACATGCCCCCCCAGGGCCCTGGCTACCCACCCCCAGGCAACATGAACTTTCCCAGTCAACCCTTCAATCAGCCTCTGGGTCAAAATTTTAGTCCTCCTGGTGGGCAGATGATGCCAGGACCAGTGGGGGGATTTGGCCCCATGATCTCACCCACCATGGGACAGCCTCCCCGAGGGGATCTGggccccccttcccttccccaacgCTTTGCCCAGCCAGGGGCTCCTTTTGGCCCCTCTCCTCTCCAGAGACCTGGTCAGGggctccccagcctgcccccGAACACAAGTCCCTTCCCTGGTCCAGACCCCACCTTTCCTGGCCCTGGTGGTGAGGATGGGGGGAAACCTTTGAACCCACCTGCTCCCACTGCTTTTCCCCAGGAGCCCCACTCAGGCTCCCCAGCTGCTGCTGTTAATGGAAACCAGCCCAGTTTCCCCCCGAACAGCAGTGGTCGGGGTGGGGGCACTCCTGATGCCAACAGCCTGGCAGCCCCTGGCAAGGCAGGTGGGGGCTCAgggccccagcctcctccaggctTGGTGTACCCATGTGGTGCCTGTCGGAGTGAGGTGAACGACGACCAGGATGCCATTCTGTGTGAGGCCTCCTGCCAGAAGTGGTTCCACCGTGAGTGCACAGGCATGACTGAGAGTGCCTATGGGCTGCTGACCACTGAGGCCTCTGCTGTCTGGGCCTGCGATCTCTGCCTGAAGACCAAGGAGATCCAGTCTGTCTACATTCGAGAGGGCATGGGGCAGCTAGTGGCTGCTAACGACGGTTGA
- the PYGO2 gene encoding pygopus homolog 2 isoform X1, giving the protein MAASAPPPPDKLEGGGGPAPPPAPPSTGRKQGKAGLQMKSPEKKRRKSNTQGPAYSHLTEFAPPPTPMVDHLVASNPFEDDFGAPKVGGTAPPFLGSPVPFGGFRVQGGMAGQVPPGYGAGGGGGPQPLRRQPPPFPPNPMGPAFNMPPQGPGYPPPGNMNFPSQPFNQPLGQNFSPPGGQMMPGPVGGFGPMISPTMGQPPRGDLGPPSLPQRFAQPGAPFGPSPLQRPGQGLPSLPPNTSPFPGPDPTFPGPGGEDGGKPLNPPAPTAFPQEPHSGSPAAAVNGNQPSFPPNSSGRGGGTPDANSLAAPGKAGGGSGPQPPPGLVYPCGACRSEVNDDQDAILCEASCQKWFHRECTGMTESAYGLLTTEASAVWACDLCLKTKEIQSVYIREGMGQLVAANDG; this is encoded by the exons ATGGCCGCCTCGGCGCCGCCCCCACCGGACAAGCTGGAGGGAGGTGGCGGCCCCGCACCGCCCCCTGCGCCGCCCAGCACCGGGAGGAAGCAGGGAAAGGCCG GTCTGCAAATGAAGAGCCCAGAAAAGAAGCGAAGAAAGTCAAATACTCAG GGCCCTGCATACTCACATCTGACGGAGTTTGCGCCACCCCCAACACCCATGGTGGATCACCTGGTTGCATCCAACCCTTTTGAGGATGACTTCGGAGCCCCTAAGGTGGGGGGCACAGCCCCTCCATTCCTTGGCAGTCCTGTGCCCTTTGGAGGCTTTCGTGTACAGGGAGGCATGGCAGGCCAGGTACCCCCAGGCTATGGcgctgggggtggaggaggtcCTCAGCCACTTCGTCGACAGCCCCCGCCATTCCCTCCCAACCCTATGGGCCCTGCTTTCAACATGCCCCCCCAGGGCCCTGGCTACCCACCCCCAGGCAACATGAACTTTCCCAGTCAACCCTTCAATCAGCCTCTGGGTCAAAATTTTAGTCCTCCTGGTGGGCAGATGATGCCAGGACCAGTGGGGGGATTTGGCCCCATGATCTCACCCACCATGGGACAGCCTCCCCGAGGGGATCTGggccccccttcccttccccaacgCTTTGCCCAGCCAGGGGCTCCTTTTGGCCCCTCTCCTCTCCAGAGACCTGGTCAGGggctccccagcctgcccccGAACACAAGTCCCTTCCCTGGTCCAGACCCCACCTTTCCTGGCCCTGGTGGTGAGGATGGGGGGAAACCTTTGAACCCACCTGCTCCCACTGCTTTTCCCCAGGAGCCCCACTCAGGCTCCCCAGCTGCTGCTGTTAATGGAAACCAGCCCAGTTTCCCCCCGAACAGCAGTGGTCGGGGTGGGGGCACTCCTGATGCCAACAGCCTGGCAGCCCCTGGCAAGGCAGGTGGGGGCTCAgggccccagcctcctccaggctTGGTGTACCCATGTGGTGCCTGTCGGAGTGAGGTGAACGACGACCAGGATGCCATTCTGTGTGAGGCCTCCTGCCAGAAGTGGTTCCACCGTGAGTGCACAGGCATGACTGAGAGTGCCTATGGGCTGCTGACCACTGAGGCCTCTGCTGTCTGGGCCTGCGATCTCTGCCTGAAGACCAAGGAGATCCAGTCTGTCTACATTCGAGAGGGCATGGGGCAGCTAGTGGCTGCTAACGACGGTTGA